CGGCGAACAACGGCTACAGGCAGAGGCGGCCCTGCAGTCTACTCGGCGACTCATCTGCCAAGTAGAGGAGGCCTTCGCCCTGCTATGCCCGCCCACGGAGAACTCCATTGGGGCTGGCGCAGAACCTCGACTCGACTTGGTACGTCTCGACCAAATGGTTCAACTGGTTGCCGCGTCGATGGAGCCCTACGCGCGAGCTAAGAGCCTCACCCTCTCGACCCGCTGCGCAACCGGCGACCTCAATGCTCGGCTTGACCGACGTAGGCTCGAGCAAGTGCTCGTGAACCTGATCTCCAACGCAGTGAAGTGCACGCGTCACGGGTGGATTGAGGTGTCGGTTGCGAGGATCGAGGCAAATCGGCTGACATTCTCCGTCAGCGACACTGGCGCTGGGATGCCACCCAAACACCTCGAGCAGTTGCTCGGCGGACGAACGGTGCCAGCAAACAGAGCGCGTTCAAGCAGCGACGGCGGCCTGGGGCTTGCCATCTGCCGACAGCTGGCCGGCCTCCTCGGCGGGA
This window of the Coriobacteriia bacterium genome carries:
- a CDS encoding HAMP domain-containing sensor histidine kinase; the encoded protein is PMVIAIPWAPASDPEPAGHDAEKGTIMSEDASHSDLQWGSFHTTPLHTNIEAPALAVVWCDTAHEIRNSLSTIAGPLSVLVRGTAGSLNGEQRLQAEAALQSTRRLICQVEEAFALLCPPTENSIGAGAEPRLDLVRLDQMVQLVAASMEPYARAKSLTLSTRCATGDLNARLDRRRLEQVLVNLISNAVKCTRHGWIEVSVARIEANRLTFSVSDTGAGMPPKHLEQLLGGRTVPANRARSSSDGGLGLAICRQLAGLLGGTLSGTSQPGYGTEIVLTIPVVFE